In Gossypium hirsutum isolate 1008001.06 chromosome A10, Gossypium_hirsutum_v2.1, whole genome shotgun sequence, the DNA window TCTTACTACTGCACCCAATAGTTATTGGTGGACCAAAACCTATAATAGAGGAAATGAGTATTTTGATACCAAagtgagaaaataagtatatttttaaGTGTTAAATCGTGGATTAAATCTTGTAAACAATAGTTGTGATAGAAAGTGCTATCAAGTTTAAGTGTTAGGTGTAATGGTAAAATAcattatattttcaaataaagAATGCAGGTTTGAGTCTTGAAAACAATATTATTGAGAGAGATAATCCCAAatcccaaatataaataataaaattgatataaaattttaaaaaagaaaacaccTTACTCAAGCCGGTCAATTTAggcttattaaaataaaataacacattttTGGTTGATTATTCTAATCCATGTAAAAGTTCAAATATGTTTGAATTTTctaatattgtttttttaaaataagtcaATTATCGTGTAtgagtttttttcttaaaaaaaaagaaatttacaatATTGTCTTTAAAAGTAATCTATAAAAATTGGAAAAATCATAGtggcattaaaaaaattattataagatgaGAAAATGTTACGAAATCTTTGTACCATCTGCCCACAGACTAAAATTCACGATTCGATGGATAAAGATAAAATAACTGAGTGGAGATATTATTAACAGCACCATTTTCTTTTAAGCTCTTACACAAATGTTTATTATAAAAACTTAATTGTTTGGTTTTGTAAATCATTAGTTTGGATCTCTTTTTTTGTTACATCACCCAAggttattaaactattagtaaatacattttgatcatttaactTCAAGTCACAAAATAGTTATTGAACTCTTTGAAAGTTttcctattaatttttttttatttaagttactgtTGTTAAGgttctttcttttttaagtttgatTAACGAGCTCCAAGCGACGATTTGACGATTAGTACGATGGATCAGTACCCATCGATGAGTAGAAAAACATACATTAAATCCAAGTTGATCTGACGATCAATGTCGAAGAtcagaaaaaaaaagttgtttgatTTTGGTTGCAGATTCTTAATGTTAAaagctattttatgaaaaaaaaatgaactatataaaagaaatgaaatgagagctttcaattggtgtAGAAAGTGTGAATAGAGAAGGTCATACAACAACCATTTTAACAACCAAATGACTTAATTGGaaacttttgaatattttattgatCATTTTGTagttttttgaagttgagtggtCAGAACGTAAATTTGctaatagtttaatgacattggggattagttttccctaaattaaaaaataatctttttttaaatgtcaaatttttttattaaattgaatgacAAATGATTATGTTAAACATGGATTCCTTTAGATCAAATTATGATTATGGTCCCTCTCTCTATGTTCATATgtaagatttagtatttatactTCAATTTGATATGGTTTAGTTCATTTACATATTATCATTAGTAAGTCAAAACAGTTGATACTCTTAATTCAATCCCAACTTCATGCaagaaatatatttatttgtgttaaaaaggtatttttaagagaaattcaCGTCATCattttaatcataataattaaaGATGTTAATTATGTGGACTAGCTAATGTCATTGTAAAAGTATAcgatcaaattatgtcaaattaaaatataaaaattaaatctcaaatgtgAGCATAGTAGAGAGATTAAAGGTGCAAACTTACCATTATTTtataatgatataaaaaaaacatgtaatTAGTTAATCCAAATAATCATTCTCcgatttaaaaattattacttttattgataattaataaaaaaaattaatcgagTTTTGCATAACTCAGtgattttatatatgttatagattattacttaaaatatatagaaaatatactttataaaaataatatttatggttGATTATTCTCAGCCATGTAAAAGTTGAATGATACTTTTTTATACACAATGTTATAAAAGAAAATCACATGcatgatatgattttttttttaatttctaaaaagatTCACAGATATTATCTTTCAAATTGAGAATATCCTCGAAACAAATTGGAAAACATAttgacattaaaaaaaattattttaagatgaGGAAATGTTATGAAATCTTTGTGCCATCCACCCATAGATTAAACATTCAAAACATATAAGATTAAgaataattgaaaataaataagagAGGAGAAATTTTATGGGTGAAGTTATAAtagtcaaaattaaattgtaatttttataatagtaaaaaaatataattttatcattttaatagtatatatctttataatttttaaaaggttaaatcaaatttttatcatttttagagatgctaaaatatatttttacctttactaatttaaaattttaaaaattttaaagaaccaaaataaaaaaatttccattttaggaGGGTCGGGCCCTTGCCAGCCCCCTACCTATGTCCTTGTCTAGAGGTCAGTCTAATTCCAATAGTCACGTTATACTACTTTCGATCAGTGTTACAGgaagataaaaaatgaaagacATAATACatagacaaaaaaataatttatttataagatAATGTAATATTTAtccttaaatttgtttttttttaattttttattagttttagaatttaataatttttttcaattttaattcatGTGATAACATGGCATTTTAATATTGTGTCATATcattacttaattttttaaatatatattttaaaaaatggatactttgaatttaaataaatgattcCATCAACTATGATTTTCATTAATTTGTAAGGGTtatatttatatgtgattttaatatgaaaaatatgacttatatattcaaatcaaaattttacaataatttatattaattatttgaattttatttttatctatcgaaatattaataaatttgaatatgatttcacctaatttattttttactttttcgaTATCATATTTAAAATCGACCTTTTAACTCTTAATAGCACTTTTTTTGGCATGATgacttttttagttttttaactttacaaaaagaaaaagaaaaaagaaagagagagacattttagctttttatttatttttttgtttttttatgaaaaattaatattttttaactttgatgACATGACATACATGTGGATTGCCACATAAATATcaagttataatttaatttatttttaaaatttaaaaaattatctttaaaaaataaaaaatatttttaaaagtataaaatttagttgaaatgaaaaacataaatcaataccTTCGTGTCAATTGATTAAATCtaacaaaaagaattaaattatatataaattatttaataattcaattaacaCCAACAATAAGACAATCAAAAGGATgtgaatttaaatatattaaaacacaTATTATCTCCTTtaacttaaaacttaaaaaattatggATAGCAATAGAgtttatatcaaaatttaataattaatataattagaggtactttattgataaaaataataatatgaaaagacttaaattaatattaaaaaatgatctctaaacaaaaaattcctataaaaaataccaaaagtattactaaatttataatttgaaacTAAATAATTCactaatgagaaaaaaaaaatattgatggGATAAACATCAATATATCTAGGCTAAATTAGCCAAAATtgccaaaaaaatattaaaacaggtcattttttaaattagggaaatagatcgattttggagagagTGTGTGAAAACACGTCCAgtttaggggtgagtattcggtCGAGTTGAGtggaatcgagtcaaaaaattttgagttagtcgagttgacgaatcctattttagcaaccaaacttaatttgaatttttttgaatcgaatcgaatcgagtaaaaaaatttcgagttaagttaagtcgagttaacgaatcctattatattgcatttacatggaccgattatttaactagtagacgaagtacaagattatttaactacataaacaatataatgattttgcgttttaacttaatgagtaaatatttatcaaaatgacataattttgccttttaaattaatgattttgacttttaacattgaaaaaataaacatttatcaaaacgacgtagttttgccttttcttatttagactttcaaataactcgaattgtgtaattcatattcgagttaaaccaaaaaatttaattttttattcgagttgatccaagtaacttgattaactcaaataactcgaactatttaattcaaaatttgaattttttatcgagttttttgaatcgaatcgaatcgaattttgctcatcCATAGTCCAGTTAGACGTATTTTTTGCACAGTTGGCAAGAAAGCACGCCTAGTTGGACACGTTTTCCTCTTAGTTGGCAAGAAAACGCGTCCAGTTTCTCTCTTATTGGTCGATATTTTCCTTTAGGGTTTTATATGGTTAGGTATTTGAAAAGTtatgattttaaggtttatgtatttttaaagttGGGGTGTTAGGTTTAAAGGTTTTAGTTTATACAGTTttgaatatttatgttttatagGTTTCAGGGGTTTTTACGAGTTTAGGGCTTTTATGGTTCAaggttttttacatttttgggatTTGAGGTAGACATTTCGAAAGCTTAAAGGTAGGTTTGAGTTGCTACGGATGCAATAACGTTCGAAGACACACATATTTCATATGGCATGTCGGGATGGGACCATTAACTTAGAAGCTCGTCTTATGGAAGTCAGGTTTCATGGTGGTGATGCTTTATATGGTCATAAGTTGAAATGTCTGTAAAGGTCTCAGTTGACGGTCGTTAGACGGTCACAAGTTAGAGTATAACTCGGAGCCAGTTGCCAGTCGTTATGCAGTTAtgagttcaagctttttggatacccgAACATGGTGGCTTATAAACACCATATATAAGATTGAGGTCATAATCATAGGAAAAAATGAAGGGGCTTTCTAGTGTAatcaacataatttttttcttacatCTCTACAAAAGACAGTATCTTTAACCTTTCTTCTTATATAAAGCCTGAGACTGAGTTGGATGCAAGAGGACTCTTAGGGGGAGAATGGATGTTTCAACAAAGTAGAGGTAAAACTCAAGTTGGCACGACAatggttgtagttattaatgcGTTTTTTAATAATGACAAATGTTGTCACACCGAAAAGAGCTTCACCTTTACTCCACTATCACAATTGTTCCCCTTCTGAGAGTCATCTTGCCTCAAACTCAACCTCGGATTTCGGATAAGACTGAGGTTAAAGATACCGCCTTTGGTGGAGATAGGGAAAAATAATAAGCTGATTACATCAAGAAGTCCCTCAACTTTTCCTTGTGATTATGCCCTCAAACTTATGTATGGTATTTTTAAAGCATCATCTCCGGGTATCCAAAAAACTTAAACTCGTAACCCcctcttcatcttcatcttctttctccgtGGTTGAGTGTGGTGTCATCCTAGCCTCCCATCGTGTCTCCTCTATTCTACGAGAAGGTGGTTGTGAATAAGAGCCACCTCGGTAAAACAATGACGCAGGAGGTGTTTGCGACACTACCGGCGGATAAGTGTACGATGTTACATAAGCCAGTTGCGGATAATATCTTGAAATCATTGTTATTGGTGGATACATTGATATTGGTGTTAGCATCGATGTCATCATTAGGGCGTAATATGTTGGGGATGGAGGTGCCGCGAAAAACACACCTAGAGGAGGTGTAGATGCAGGGTGTTGCGGTGGTGCATAGTGGGGTGCTTGTGTAAAATACATGGGGTTAGGGAAAAGattaagaaaatataaagaaaatttcACCGGGATGTGGTGTAGACGTCGGTGCCCCTTATTGGGTTGGAGCAGATGACGAACCTGTCACACCACGTGCTCTGAACCTAGGATTCTAGGGCGGTTGTCATGGCCTCTTCGGACGAATTTTCCTACTCTTTACCTCTACCAACAGTAGATATGGCTTCCCGTGAAGTCTAAACCATGGCATGTGCTCCGTAGAGGTCTCTATTTTCGGTGTGAAAAAAGGTTTGCACATAGGTATGAAATCGTTCCTACGTTTCCAAATGTTGATATTCCTTGTGGAATTCCCGCCAATCTTCGTCGGTTTTCTTCCACAAATCAAGCTTGTGCAGTGCTTTAATGTCTTGCAGTGGCAGCGAAATATTTTGTCTCCATCCAAATTGCTGCATCACTCAATCAGATTTGTGCATCTTCATCATTGTGTAAACTACCAATGACGTCCCACATATTTCAATTGACCAAATTTTCTAGTGGGATACATTCTACGATTGTCAGATTGGCATATGATATCCATTCAAATTGTAGtacacaataaaatttttaaattttaaatttcaaatcattacGTAATTATTATATGTTTGGGAAATTCAATAACTAACCTCGGTTTCCGAACGTTGATCTAATAGTAGTTGGATATCTTTGAGCTGTTTCGATAGTCCCACATAACTCGGCCTAAAGTTCCACCTATTCAAacaatatgttaattcaaacatatatatataacatttactatgataactatattattatcaaatgaattttacccTGTCGCTAGTGGGAATGTATAAGGTATATCGACTCAGGGAAGTAAAAATGGTAACCGCCACCACGCCAATGACTGCAGCAGGAGTAGGCAACCACCGATTGATATCTTATCCAGTTCTGTCACCCGACACAACTCTCGTTACTACGTGGCCAACAAGACTGATCCCCAATTGAGTTGAACACAAATTTGAAGTCGACCAGATATAGCAGTCACCTTATGTGTaccaaaatttgagatttatcgGGCATTAGAAGGCTTCCGATTAACCTTAGGATGAATGCTCAGGCGTATTGTTCTTTTCAAGGGCAATCATGTACTCATCAAGTTCACCAAAATTATCTTCCAACCATTTGATCTCTATTCGGCCACTTTGAAACTTGTTCAGCACCTTCCCTAATAGTTTGTCGCAAAGGTCCTCCTTACCGGCAACGATAACTCGCCCCGTAGCGACTCGTCTATCCATCGATAAGCCCAGTTGTAAAATCATGTCCTCCACTGTGATCATACAATCaccgcatggaagatggaatatGTATATCTCgagtctccatctttccaccaatgcGCTGATAAGTGTGGAATCCAATTTACAGCCCTTGAGCATATGAGATGCATCTAAGAATCCCGCATATTGCAGATGAAGATGAATTGCATTAGATGTGCTCTTTGGTAGATTGTGTATGAACCTCTCCAAAACTCGATCATCAACctatttaaatcaataaaaataaattataaatttaaaaaatttaaaaactttaaaagtaacttaattacaattaataaaaataaaaaaaattccttatCATTGCTAATTGTGCGTTGAAAATGTGATTGTTATTAAAGGTGTTCAAATTTCGGttcaaactaaattaactaaccgcACCGATCTAATTTGGTCGGAGTTCGGTTATTGATTTTTTGGAAGTTCAATTATCAATTAATTTGGTTCGAAATCAggtaattaatcgaattaaccaaacttaataattaataatgcaaATTATACGTAGTTTTAATTCGGATAATTcggtcaaatgaacattatcaatttaattttttttgatatgttttatacttgtttttaactaaaaaacataaacatataaatttcggttaactgaccgaattaaccgaaatatttcggTTGATTAACggttaaaggattaaaaagttCTGTTAATTCGATTAATACTAGTTCGGTTTGGTTAATCGTTTAAACACCCCTACTTGTCGTCGAAACGAATAAGAGAACTTGTCATTAgtgagaaattaaattaaaatgaataatttaggaaataataaagtaaaactaGAATATTTTTATAGAACTTTATTAGAAAATTTGGAATAATCAtgagagaattgagagaattgGATTTGAGTGAAAACAATGGAAAATGGCTTgggtttatataggaaaaaaGTTACCATTAGGCCATTTATAATTTTACTGTTggtcaaatttgaaatttgatcgttgagaatttgaaatttttctaGTATGCCTTTTGTAACTTCTAATTTCTAACGAAGGggctttttcttatattttttttaaataaaatgaaattcaaaattaaattaaagaaagatAAGTTTTGATCCATTTtcctataatctataatatagaAAAATTTCGCTAAACTTATCACAAACTTTTCATTGATTTTTTTCATTGGGATTCAATCCAAATCACATATGTCATTTTCTTATTCCTGAATGGGTTTCatcaatttttcattcaatttttttaggtTTATCAGCTACACCGAGTAAATATCCACCTAATTTTGATTTGCGCATATAGGACAAATGATCCAATGCGCCCAGTTGGGCGCCCTTTCCTGCCAACTGAGAGGATAGCTGGACGCGTTTTCACACACCCTCTAAAAAATTAACCTATTtccttaatttttcaaaaaaaaatacaggcatattttgaaaaaagaaaaactgcatatttaacaaatttagccctacATCTATACTTtaagatagtaaaaataaaaaaataaaaaattaagaagcCAAACTAAGGAAATCAATAGCATGCTAGGAtacgtaattttttttttactaaaactaAAACGTAATAGTATTGGTTTGTTTAAagtgtttaaaatttaaatatacttttttaaatatttaatatatataaaatatttacaaatatatgataaatgaaattaaataaaatttaaatatttatcaatcaatttcataaataaaatttcattattcacaaatataaaatatactcatcaattatataatttttttccattttttaaattatgtgttactttttttatctttaaagtttaaatgataataatatatggtTAAATCACAATTTTGGGACTTAAATTTAGCAAGTTTTCTCAAATTGAGGCTTGAGTTTATTTTATCCAAGTTAAGtcttgaacttgacaattgttcccaCATTGAGATTTAAACTTTTTTTCCAAGTTAAGTCCTGAACTTGACAAATGTTCTCATGTTAGGACTtcaacttattattattattatctaagtTAGTTTTTAAAAATCCTAAAGTTCAAGTCTTAATGTAGAAACAATAGTTAAGTTCAAGCCCAAATGTGAAAATAATTGCTAATTTTAAAACTTAACTTTGACCAAAAAAATACAGGCCTCAATATAGAAAAAGTTGTCGAGTCTTTATCCTAATACGAGAATAATTACCAAATTTAATACTTAACTTGAAAAAAACCTCAAATCctaatgtgaaaaaaaaatgcctgacccaaaattttttttagtttttctcttcaaCTTTGTTAATGCATCAATTGTTGCGTATTATTTAGGCCAATACATTTAAACTTGGATAGAATTAGATCAATATAAATCGAAAATTTCAAttggtataaaaaaattaatattttgatttattaaaggGTTGAATTGATCAAAACCAAatgtaaaaggattaaatcataaaattatatataaactagtttaatgtgtaattttatatataaaattgttatttgatccaattcatataaattattaacataattattaatataatattattttatgtttatatattgcatatataaataattatatttattcaatataaaaataaattgatgtacttatttctttaaatgtatatgattaaattaacattaaaattttaagtatatatttaaactacaattaaaattcatatatataattatatcttaaatcaaaattaatatataattttaaaattaatctcaatgtaaaattaattacattaaatcaacgaaaatatattttatttaaactaacagtaggaaacttttttaaaaaataaaaaattgggtcCATGATTCCTTTCAAACTTTGACATCGTCTCTGTGGGACAAATTTTGCAAGATGAATGTACCGAGCCATTGAAGTGAAATAATAATATCTGTATTTAGTTTTAACCCAAAAGAGAAATagtacaaatataaataaaatatatccgACTTGTCAACAAATgataatgaaaacaaaaaactttaaaagacagaaaaagaaaagcagaCGTGGGAGAAGGACAATGAAGTGAATTTCAATAGGGTGTATACACTGTCGCCACGTAATCTTCATGCAGCAGCCCTTGACTTTCTATAAATATTCATTTTCCTCCTCCCACTTTCCACACCAACAGTTGCAGCAGTCTTCATTTTgtctaaaaaagaaaaatgccAGGCCTCACCATTGGAGACACAGTGCCCAACCTTGAAGTTGAAACCACCCACGGAACATTCAACCTTCATGACTACTTCAACAATGGGTGGACCATCATTTTCTCTCATCCTTGTAACTCCACCTATctatgcttcttcttttttatttttgtatttgtcttgaaatttcatttcattaatttatgggttttttttttttgcatgcagCTGATTTCACTCCTGTGTGTACAACGGAACTGGGGAAGATGGCGGCTTACCTGCCTGAGTTTGAAAAACGAGGGATTAAGCTTCTAGGTTTCTCTTGCGACGATGTGCAGTCACACAAGGAGTGGATCAAAGATGTTGAAGCCTACACGGTaaccttttctttatttatttatttttaatttgaagttaggaagTGTAAGATGGTTGTAAAAATGGCCgctgtttgtttgtttgtttgtttgtttgtttgtttgtttattgctGGCATGGCAGCCTGGGTGCAAGGTGGCATACCCAATCGTGGCAGATCCCAGGAGAGAGATCATTAAGCAACTTAACATGGTGGACCCAAATGAAAGAGACTCTTCAGGGAGCGAGCTCCCATCCAGAGCTCTGCATATCGTGGGCTCTGATAACAAGGTGAAGTCATCTTCAAACTACATATGGTCAATTACATCGAAGGTCCCTAACTTGGTCTGGTTTTCGTTTTGAATTGGTCTTAATTTCAAAACATTCTAATTTTTCTGTAAGtatcaatattttattaatcataaGGGTTTCGTCCAATTAACTgtcagtttaaattttaaatgttacaaATTTGTTGccacatatttttaaaatatgtggATTATACATCTTCATTTGAGGACcaaattagaatttttaattatagTTTCAggacttataataaaattaatccaAATAAATAATGGTGGTGTTGATGTAGATAAAGCTGAGCTTTCTGTATCCAGCAACCACAGGGCGAAACATGGATGAAGTGATGCGGGCAGTGGACTCACTGCAGAAGACATCGCAGTACAAAGTGGCGACACCGGCGAACTGGAAACAAGGGGAGCCGGTAGTGATTTCGCCATCGGTGCCCAACGAGGAAGCCAAAAAAATGTTCCCTCGAGGTTTTGAGACCAAAAACCTTCCATCAGGGAAGGATTACCTGCGCTTCACTAACGTCTGAATTACATATGTCATGGTTAAGAACTTTTGCACTCCAACTCTTGTCTTTCAAGTTTTACCATGTAAGCACCGCTTGCAATttcggttaaataataataaaaaagttgtaCTTGGATAAAACTAGATTTTTCACTGCGTTTGCCGGGAGTCGAACCCGGGTCTATTGCTTGGAAGGCAATTATCCTAACCGTTGGACTACAAACGCTTGTTGACAGAATTAAGACTTCAAAattgttattaaataattaaaatcttGATTAAAAATTAAACCGATAATGAAATTAATAAGCGAAAATGTAACAATAACGATCAAGCTCTCTGCTTTAAAAATAGTGAACCATCCTTCAACACAAACCTACCCCCAATTTTTAACATggcttatcatatatatacataagatatgCAGCCTTCACCAAAACGTCAACTCATCTTTGCACTTCGTAGCACCGCACTCTGCATTTTTCAGTTCTTTTACTAATCCATTGAAATAGAACAACCCATTTGGCGCCCGATACCAGAAAATGCTCGACTGTTCTTTTTTCTGGCCACTTGTGGCCGTATAGAACAATGGTTAATTAATTGTCCTTGCTCCTTTTCTTGTTTGTATTTTTCATATCCAACTTATGTCATTGCAACAGAAATGTCACTACAATCTTTACATCTGTTGAATTGG includes these proteins:
- the LOC107896588 gene encoding 1-Cys peroxiredoxin, giving the protein MPGLTIGDTVPNLEVETTHGTFNLHDYFNNGWTIIFSHPSDFTPVCTTELGKMAAYLPEFEKRGIKLLGFSCDDVQSHKEWIKDVEAYTPGCKVAYPIVADPRREIIKQLNMVDPNERDSSGSELPSRALHIVGSDNKIKLSFLYPATTGRNMDEVMRAVDSLQKTSQYKVATPANWKQGEPVVISPSVPNEEAKKMFPRGFETKNLPSGKDYLRFTNV